The genomic DNA TTCTCCGAGGTGGGAGATAAAGGTCATGCGCCCAGTGTCTTCTTCGGGCTCCTGAAATTGTGGATGCGTCATAATAAAAGACTTTATGGTTGTTCGCTGGGCTTATCGCCTGGCTGGTCTTCGGGGCTCTTTACTGTAGCCGTCTCGGCAGGCTTAGCAGGCTCAACTGTATTTCCTGCAGCCAAGGCTTGCTTAGAGTCGATGGTGCCTTCAGGGGCTTTTGTAGGAGTTTTAGGACGATTTTGAGTGCGAGTAGGGTCTGCATCTTGGAGAGTGGCTTGAAAATCACTGGCAGCACGTCTGAATTCGCGCATGCCACGCCCAAGTTGTTTAGCCAGTTTCGGGAGTTTCTCGGGGCCTAAGACCAGGAGGGCCACCACAAGAACAAGAATAATTTCACCAAACCCTAGTCCAAACATATTCTCGGCTCATTGCGGCCAGGGAATTAATCTTCTCTGAAGCCGGACGTGAGTCGCGTAACATGGTTGGTTGCATCTGCCAAGTAGCGACCGAGTTCTTGGCTAACACCGAGGAGTCTGCCACCGGCGTCGCGTACATTGCGAACTGCCATATTGGATGCGTCAAAGCCATCAGCCTGCTCCTGTTGGAATTCATTGACGCGCTCGACAAGTTCTCGAATGGTTTCGATGGCTTGCGTTACGGAGTGACCGCCACGTTTCTGTTCTTCAGCGCTTCGCTCTACGTGCTGAGTGATGGACCTAATACGTTCCGCACTCTGCATGATGTGCTCTGCACCTTTGGCTTGCTCTTGAGTTGCCAAAGCAATTTGTTGCACGGTTTCTGCGATACGACTGATTGCATTCGTTACCTGCTTTGAGCCGCGCGCTTGTTCAACTGTGGCTTGAGCAATGTTTTGAATCATCAAGGTAGAGCGCTTGGCACTATCAACAATATTGCGGAGTGCATCTTCTGCGTTGTGACCCAGTCGAACACCATCTTCAACATCTTCGACCCCGCGGCTCATCACGCTGATTGCGTTTCGAGACTCACTTTGAATCGACTTGATGAGCTCGGCGATTTCCTTCGTGGATGCCCCCGTACGTTCTGCAAGTGCTTTAATCTCATCGGCAACAACCGCAAAACCACGACCATGCTCACCGGCTTGGGCCGCAATAATTGCAGCGTTCAAGGCCAGTAAGTTTGTCTGCTCTGCAACATCATCAATGACGCTTAGAATGTTACCAATCTCGTTAATCTTCTGACCCAGGTTTCCGATAACGTCTGCAGCCACTCGGCTCGACTCTTTAATCCGGTCGATACCTTGAATGGTTTGCTTGATCGCATTCACACCGATTTCAGCGTCGCTCGTAACTGTTTCAGAGAGTTTAGAGGTTTCGTTGGCGTTTGTTTCAACTTGATTGATAGTCACGTCCATCTGATTCATGGACGCAGCAGTATCTTCTGCTGCTGTACTTAGCTCTTCGATGTTGTTTGCAACTTCTTTGGAGCTGAACGTCATCTCTTCAATGGCACTCGTCGTTTCTTGCAAACTCAGAGAGAGGTTGTGGATATTTTCTCGAACCTCGTTGTTGATAGTCACCATCTCGTTGATGCTTGATGCGCTTTCCTCGGCACTGGCTCCCAGGCCATCAAGTTCAGAGTGGATGCTATTTACAAAGACCTGAAATGCATCAGAGCTCTGGGTTACCTGTTCGATTGCAGATGCTTGGTCCGTGAGGCTTTCGCTGAGTGTATTCAAACTCAGCCCCATGTTACCCGTAAGGTCTCGCAGCTCGTTGCTGCTTGTGCCTTGTTCACGGCTTCGATTCTGCATCGACATAATAACTTCTTCGGCATCCTGACTCAGGCCCAGCGTCTCGCGGGCTTCAGCCATTGCAGCGTTGAAATCACCATCGGCGACTTGCTCTAAGAATCGGTCAATACTGACTCGGCCACCTGATTCGCCTCCTCCCAAACGGGTTGCGAGCAATGCTGCTGCCACCGCGCCAAGAATTCCGAAAACGAGATGTTGGTCGATTGCCTCTCCGATAAGAGTACAAACAAGAACGACACCGCCAATAACACCGACTTTTATGAGGTCTTTTTTAGCTCTCACTGTCCCAAACTCCTCATGCTAGAAACCCTCGGGGACAGGGTTCATACCCCTGACATCACTGTTGAATTTATACCAGGATCTCTGGGGGCGGAGCCAGTTTGTTATGAAAAGAGAATGAAGTTGAGGGCCACTTTTGTTTGACCGATGGGTTATCCGGTGCCTGAGAATCAGCGAAAATCGAGGTCATTGCCCCCTGGACCGAAAAGATCATCCTTGCTGGAGCCCTTTTTATCCTTGAGTTTACCGTCGTGGTTGCGCATTTCTTTAAGAAGATCGTCCATGGCCGCGGCCGAGATATCGATGCCCTCTTTGACCAGTTTATCGAGATTGTTTTGGACTTTTCGTAGATTTCTGGCTTCGATTTCCAGGTATTTACGGTCAATCATCTTAAAACGCGGGTCCGATGCGAGGTCGGCAAACCGGTCCACAAGGCCGGCCTGGGCGCCGATTCGATCTCCGGCATCAGCGAGCTTGTTGGCCACGTCATCGAGGCGTTTTTTGATACTTCGGATGGCATCTGCAGCCCGAGGGTCGCCCATTTCAAGCCGGTCTTTAGCGTGTT from Deltaproteobacteria bacterium includes the following:
- the tatB gene encoding twin-arginine translocase subunit TatB translates to MFGLGFGEIILVLVVALLVLGPEKLPKLAKQLGRGMREFRRAASDFQATLQDADPTRTQNRPKTPTKAPEGTIDSKQALAAGNTVEPAKPAETATVKSPEDQPGDKPSEQP
- a CDS encoding chemotaxis protein; the protein is MAEARETLGLSQDAEEVIMSMQNRSREQGTSSNELRDLTGNMGLSLNTLSESLTDQASAIEQVTQSSDAFQVFVNSIHSELDGLGASAEESASSINEMVTINNEVRENIHNLSLSLQETTSAIEEMTFSSKEVANNIEELSTAAEDTAASMNQMDVTINQVETNANETSKLSETVTSDAEIGVNAIKQTIQGIDRIKESSRVAADVIGNLGQKINEIGNILSVIDDVAEQTNLLALNAAIIAAQAGEHGRGFAVVADEIKALAERTGASTKEIAELIKSIQSESRNAISVMSRGVEDVEDGVRLGHNAEDALRNIVDSAKRSTLMIQNIAQATVEQARGSKQVTNAISRIAETVQQIALATQEQAKGAEHIMQSAERIRSITQHVERSAEEQKRGGHSVTQAIETIRELVERVNEFQQEQADGFDASNMAVRNVRDAGGRLLGVSQELGRYLADATNHVTRLTSGFRED